The Pseudodesulfovibrio sp. zrk46 genome contains a region encoding:
- the pstA gene encoding phosphate ABC transporter permease PstA, protein MAFTVDQRELKRRAGKDRRFRVFAYSAIFMAGAFLVFFFADIIATAWSAFEQAELRVEVNYNEEALTMGDYALDEEMSYLVSRGFTRLIPNKIRENRQLLGTTVEKWVLADSEVDQYLKGKPNRLRKAERNLIDKLRAEGRARLGFNKGLFLNGDSKLPEMAGIAAAAVGSFYVLIITLLFSFPLGVATAIYLEEFAPDNRLMQVIEVNINNLAAIPSILFGLLGLAIFINFMGVPRSSALVGGLTLSLMTLPVIIISTRAAILAIPDSIREGALALGATRWQMVTSNVLPLSLPGILTGTIIGLARAIGETAPLMIVGMMAYIPEAPDGFTSAATVLPAQIYTWSADSLRAFTERTSAGIIVLLAVMLVMNGTAIYLRNKYETKW, encoded by the coding sequence ATGGCATTTACCGTAGATCAAAGAGAATTGAAGCGGCGCGCTGGTAAAGACAGGCGTTTCCGGGTGTTCGCATACTCTGCCATTTTCATGGCTGGTGCGTTCCTTGTCTTCTTCTTCGCTGATATCATTGCAACTGCGTGGTCTGCATTTGAGCAGGCCGAGCTGCGTGTAGAAGTGAATTACAATGAAGAAGCTCTGACCATGGGCGACTACGCTTTGGATGAGGAGATGAGTTATCTTGTCAGCCGAGGTTTCACTCGTCTGATTCCCAATAAGATCCGAGAAAATCGTCAATTGCTGGGCACCACTGTTGAGAAGTGGGTTTTGGCAGATTCAGAGGTCGACCAGTACTTGAAGGGTAAGCCCAACCGTCTGCGTAAGGCAGAGCGGAATCTGATAGACAAGCTCAGGGCTGAGGGGCGTGCCCGTCTCGGCTTCAATAAAGGTCTCTTCCTGAACGGAGACTCGAAGTTGCCTGAAATGGCAGGTATTGCAGCAGCTGCAGTCGGTTCATTCTATGTGTTGATAATTACCTTGCTGTTTAGCTTCCCGTTAGGGGTCGCGACCGCCATATATTTGGAAGAGTTTGCGCCGGATAACCGTCTCATGCAGGTCATTGAAGTCAACATTAACAACTTGGCTGCAATTCCTTCAATTCTGTTCGGTTTGCTCGGCTTGGCGATATTTATCAATTTCATGGGAGTGCCTCGTTCGTCTGCCCTTGTTGGTGGTCTGACGCTGTCGCTCATGACATTGCCAGTCATCATCATTTCAACCCGTGCAGCCATTTTGGCCATTCCGGATTCTATACGAGAGGGCGCTCTTGCATTAGGTGCTACTCGTTGGCAGATGGTTACTAGCAACGTATTGCCACTGTCGTTGCCCGGTATCCTGACAGGTACAATTATCGGCCTGGCTCGTGCTATTGGTGAAACCGCGCCGCTGATGATCGTTGGTATGATGGCGTATATTCCTGAAGCCCCAGATGGTTTCACAAGTGCTGCGACTGTTTTGCCGGCTCAGATCTATACTTGGTCTGCAGATTCCCTGCGAGCTTTTACTGAGCGAACCTCTGCTGGTATCATTGTCTTGCTGGCGGTTATGCTGGTTATGAATGGTACTGCTATCTATCTCCGAAACAAATACGAGACCAAGTGGTAA
- the thrS gene encoding threonine--tRNA ligase produces the protein MQIEVSGKQVELAEGAVCADALKEGLSKKQFKNVVVAKCGDTLLDLTTAVPTTCTTLEPVFADSEEGLEVIRHSTAHLMAEAVKKLFPSAQVTIGPAIKDGFYYDFDYERPFTPEDLEAIEKEMLSSVGANKDFSCQTMSADEAKKYFAEMDESYKQELIDDLGAEQYSVYTHGDFADLCRGPHVARTGMLKAFKLLSVAGAYWRGDEKNKMLQRIYGTAWNDPKALKKHLNRLEEAKKRDHRKLGTQLDLFSTHDDVGGGMILWHPKGGLVRAILEDWERKEHLKRGYQIVQGPLILKRELWEKSGHYDNYRENMYFTEIDEQAYGIKPMNCLSHMLIYKRKLMSYRDLPQRYFELGVVHRHEKSGVLHGLMRVRSFTQDDAHLICRKDQLQDEILGVYNFVSDIMNMFGFEFEAELSTRPEKSVGSDEDWELATKALTEALDATGKDYSINEGDGAFYGPKIDIILKDSLERRWQCATIQCDFTLPERFDLVYVGEDGERHRPVMLHRVILGSIERFIGVLIEHFAGALPVWLAPVQARLVNVTDAQLDFMKEAEAFFLSKGIRVEADTRNEKLGYKIREAQVEKIPYMLVIGDKEVEAGCVNIRSRDGEDPGMVTLEEAAQLILDAAKAPFEAGGMSYSFSG, from the coding sequence GTGCAGATTGAAGTCTCCGGCAAACAGGTAGAGTTGGCAGAAGGTGCCGTATGCGCCGATGCCCTGAAAGAGGGCCTGTCCAAAAAACAGTTCAAGAATGTTGTAGTTGCCAAGTGCGGTGATACTCTTCTTGATCTCACTACTGCCGTACCGACTACTTGCACCACTCTCGAGCCCGTCTTCGCTGATAGCGAAGAGGGGCTTGAAGTCATTCGTCACTCTACCGCCCACCTCATGGCCGAGGCGGTCAAGAAGCTGTTCCCCTCCGCGCAGGTGACCATCGGTCCCGCCATTAAGGACGGTTTCTACTACGACTTCGATTACGAACGCCCCTTTACTCCGGAAGACCTTGAAGCCATCGAGAAGGAGATGCTTTCTTCTGTTGGTGCCAACAAGGACTTCTCTTGCCAGACCATGTCCGCTGACGAAGCCAAGAAGTACTTCGCTGAAATGGATGAGAGCTACAAACAGGAACTCATCGATGATCTGGGTGCGGAACAGTATTCCGTTTACACCCACGGCGATTTCGCAGACCTGTGTCGTGGCCCGCACGTTGCCCGTACCGGTATGCTCAAGGCATTCAAGCTGCTGTCTGTAGCTGGAGCGTACTGGCGTGGTGACGAAAAGAACAAGATGCTCCAGCGTATCTACGGTACCGCTTGGAATGATCCCAAGGCGCTCAAGAAGCACTTGAATCGTCTCGAGGAAGCCAAGAAGCGCGATCACCGTAAGCTGGGCACCCAGCTTGACCTCTTCTCCACCCACGATGATGTCGGTGGCGGTATGATCCTCTGGCACCCCAAAGGTGGCCTTGTTCGTGCCATTCTGGAAGACTGGGAGCGTAAAGAGCATCTGAAGCGCGGTTATCAGATCGTACAGGGACCGCTGATCCTGAAGCGTGAGCTGTGGGAAAAGTCCGGTCACTACGACAACTACCGCGAGAATATGTATTTCACTGAGATCGACGAGCAGGCCTACGGCATCAAGCCCATGAACTGCCTGTCTCACATGTTGATCTACAAGCGTAAGCTCATGAGCTACCGTGACCTGCCTCAGCGCTATTTTGAGCTGGGTGTGGTTCACCGTCACGAGAAGTCCGGTGTGCTGCACGGCCTTATGCGAGTCCGTTCCTTCACTCAGGATGATGCGCATCTTATCTGCCGCAAGGACCAGCTTCAGGATGAAATCCTGGGCGTTTACAACTTCGTCAGCGACATCATGAATATGTTTGGCTTCGAGTTTGAGGCTGAGCTTTCCACCCGTCCGGAAAAGTCTGTTGGCTCTGATGAAGATTGGGAACTGGCAACCAAGGCGCTGACTGAAGCGCTGGATGCCACCGGCAAGGATTACTCCATCAACGAAGGTGATGGCGCATTCTACGGTCCCAAAATCGACATTATTCTCAAGGATTCTCTTGAGCGTCGTTGGCAATGCGCCACGATTCAATGCGATTTTACCTTGCCAGAGCGCTTCGACTTGGTATATGTGGGCGAGGACGGTGAGCGCCACCGCCCGGTCATGTTGCATCGGGTTATCCTCGGATCTATCGAGAGATTCATCGGTGTGCTCATTGAACACTTCGCCGGAGCACTGCCTGTCTGGTTGGCTCCGGTTCAGGCGCGTCTGGTGAACGTAACCGACGCGCAGCTTGATTTTATGAAGGAAGCCGAAGCATTCTTCCTTAGCAAAGGCATCCGTGTTGAAGCGGATACCCGTAATGAGAAGCTCGGCTACAAGATTCGGGAAGCTCAGGTTGAGAAGATCCCGTATATGCTGGTAATCGGCGATAAAGAGGTTGAGGCCGGGTGTGTCAACATTCGCTCCCGCGATGGTGAGGATCCCGGTATGGTGACACTGGAAGAAGCCGCGCAGCTTATTTTGGATGCTGCCAAGGCTCCTTTCGAAGCAGGAGGCATGAGCTATAGCTTTTCGGGGTAA
- the rplT gene encoding 50S ribosomal protein L20: protein MRVKRGVAAKRRHKKYLKMAKGYRGAGSRLYRTARERVEKALCNAYRDRKRKKREFRKLWIMRINAAARLNGLSYSRLMNGLKLAGIELNRKVLADMAVRNPEVFAKVAEAAKAKVS from the coding sequence ATGAGAGTTAAACGCGGTGTCGCCGCTAAGCGTCGTCACAAAAAGTATTTGAAAATGGCTAAGGGTTACCGCGGAGCCGGTAGCCGCCTGTACCGCACCGCTCGTGAGCGCGTTGAAAAGGCTCTTTGTAATGCCTACCGCGATCGCAAGCGTAAAAAGCGTGAGTTCAGGAAGCTGTGGATCATGCGTATCAATGCCGCTGCCCGTCTGAACGGTCTGTCTTACAGCCGTCTGATGAATGGCCTTAAATTGGCTGGTATCGAGCTGAACCGCAAAGTCCTCGCCGACATGGCAGTGCGCAACCCTGAAGTGTTCGCCAAAGTCGCTGAGGCCGCCAAAGCTAAGGTGAGCTAA
- the infC gene encoding translation initiation factor IF-3, protein MAFRGNDRRGQRRQDQVRRNERIRIPKVRVVDEDGEQLGVLDTRDALERAREKGLDLVEVAPNADPPVCKIMDYGKFKFQQKKKLQEAKKKQTVIKIKEVKFRPKTDEHDYQTKLKKIVKFLDDGDRCKVTVFFRGREIVHKDRGLTMLERVVEDTQDIAKVESRPLSEGRTMTMMLAPVKK, encoded by the coding sequence ATAGCTTTTCGGGGTAACGACCGTAGAGGTCAAAGACGTCAAGATCAGGTCCGTCGTAACGAAAGAATCCGTATCCCCAAGGTACGGGTGGTTGACGAGGACGGAGAACAGCTGGGTGTTTTAGACACTCGCGATGCACTGGAACGCGCCCGTGAGAAGGGCCTGGACCTGGTTGAGGTTGCGCCCAACGCCGACCCGCCTGTTTGCAAGATCATGGACTACGGCAAGTTCAAGTTCCAGCAGAAGAAAAAGCTGCAGGAAGCCAAGAAGAAGCAGACCGTAATCAAGATCAAGGAAGTAAAGTTCCGGCCGAAAACCGATGAGCACGATTACCAGACGAAGCTCAAGAAAATTGTTAAATTCCTGGATGACGGCGATCGCTGTAAAGTGACTGTCTTTTTCCGGGGCCGTGAGATCGTCCACAAAGACCGCGGGCTGACTATGCTCGAAAGGGTTGTGGAGGATACACAGGATATCGCTAAAGTTGAGAGCAGGCCGTTGTCTGAGGGACGGACGATGACAATGATGCTTGCTCCTGTAAAAAAATAG
- the pheT gene encoding phenylalanine--tRNA ligase subunit beta encodes MLVSLNWLREFVPYEGEIQALGDKLTMLGLELEGIEDPFEQVQDIVIGHVVECEKHPEAEKLSVCTVDVGEAETLTIVCGAPNVGKGQKVPVAKVGTVMPEGMKIKKAKLRGIKSFGMICSERELGFSEDHDGIWVLDDSFKVGEKLVDALNLERTVFDFDITPNRADCLSILGFARETALAFDLPLTMPELNLVEAGGNAADDIKILIDDPELCPAYHARIIRNVETRKSPDWMRFKLLSLGQRPISNIVDVTNYVMFELGQPQHAFDLDLIEDATIRVAPATEGMKFTTLDDMERTLTSNDLLIWDGKKPVALAGVMGGANSEMTDKSTNVLLEAAVFRPGTVRKTARRLALPSDASYRFERGVDQQLTRFCQDRAAQLMAETSGGQVVSGVVSNEPKPWNDRQHGYRHARCMSLLGLDLEPAFAKKVFEGEGCTVDDSNADNWTVGSPSHRLDLEREVDLYEEVGRVFGLDQIPAVLPKVAKRMDGKVASETEYGFLKNIKEWGAGAGLNEAINYSFVGDEDLDRLNLPADERVAIANPLSADQNVLRTALAPGLLNTLKNNLAQGNNHVRIFEVAKRFVADSESETETREFGRLGLLMHGPRHATEWPWEAGDVDYLDVKGHVEHLVVNHLKLDEPTFALAEEHAYLEPCVEVSLGEKQIGLIGKVKTDIADFYHAKKDVWMAELQLDVLREIVDAHKIVFEPLPVFPPSRRDVTVIGPSTLPAQAIREAIANAGVKILESVELVAEFVPEGQEEERNLSFRLTYRDPKKTLKDKQVDKEHKKVLAALEKNLPIRF; translated from the coding sequence ATGTTAGTCAGTCTCAATTGGTTGAGGGAATTCGTCCCCTACGAGGGCGAGATTCAGGCGCTTGGTGACAAACTCACCATGCTGGGCCTCGAACTCGAAGGCATCGAAGATCCGTTCGAGCAAGTTCAGGATATCGTAATCGGCCATGTGGTTGAGTGCGAGAAGCACCCCGAAGCGGAAAAGCTGTCGGTCTGCACCGTGGATGTCGGCGAAGCTGAAACTTTGACCATCGTCTGTGGCGCCCCCAATGTGGGCAAGGGGCAGAAGGTCCCTGTCGCCAAGGTTGGTACTGTTATGCCCGAGGGCATGAAGATCAAGAAGGCCAAACTCCGTGGGATCAAGTCTTTCGGTATGATCTGTTCCGAGCGTGAACTTGGCTTCTCCGAAGATCATGATGGCATTTGGGTTCTGGATGACTCCTTCAAAGTCGGTGAAAAACTCGTCGATGCTCTGAATCTTGAGCGTACCGTGTTCGATTTCGACATCACACCCAACCGTGCAGACTGCCTGTCCATTCTCGGCTTTGCCCGTGAGACAGCGCTGGCTTTTGATTTGCCCCTGACCATGCCGGAACTGAATCTGGTTGAGGCCGGAGGCAACGCAGCCGATGACATCAAGATTTTGATCGACGACCCGGAGCTATGCCCGGCATATCATGCCCGCATCATCCGTAACGTCGAAACCCGCAAGTCCCCGGACTGGATGCGCTTCAAGCTCCTGTCTCTGGGGCAGCGTCCTATTTCCAATATCGTCGACGTGACCAACTATGTCATGTTCGAACTCGGTCAGCCGCAGCACGCATTTGATCTGGATCTCATTGAGGATGCTACTATCCGCGTTGCCCCGGCTACCGAGGGTATGAAGTTCACCACTCTGGACGACATGGAGCGCACCCTTACCTCTAACGACCTGCTCATTTGGGACGGCAAAAAGCCTGTCGCTCTGGCCGGTGTTATGGGTGGTGCCAACTCGGAAATGACTGATAAATCCACCAACGTCCTGCTGGAAGCAGCTGTCTTTCGTCCGGGTACAGTTCGTAAGACGGCTCGTCGACTGGCTCTGCCGTCCGATGCTTCCTACCGTTTCGAGCGTGGCGTTGACCAGCAGTTGACTCGTTTCTGTCAGGATCGCGCTGCTCAGCTTATGGCTGAGACCTCTGGTGGTCAGGTTGTTTCCGGTGTGGTTTCCAATGAGCCCAAGCCGTGGAATGATCGTCAGCATGGTTACCGCCATGCCCGCTGCATGTCCTTGCTGGGCCTTGATCTCGAGCCTGCATTCGCCAAGAAAGTATTCGAAGGCGAAGGCTGTACCGTTGACGATTCCAATGCCGACAACTGGACCGTTGGTTCTCCGTCCCACCGCCTTGATCTGGAGCGCGAAGTCGACCTCTATGAAGAGGTCGGTCGAGTCTTTGGTTTGGATCAGATCCCGGCAGTCCTGCCCAAGGTTGCCAAACGCATGGACGGCAAGGTCGCCTCTGAGACCGAGTACGGTTTCCTCAAAAATATCAAGGAGTGGGGCGCAGGTGCAGGTCTGAACGAGGCAATCAACTACTCCTTCGTGGGTGATGAAGATCTCGACCGCCTCAATCTGCCCGCTGATGAGCGTGTCGCCATCGCCAACCCGCTGTCCGCAGACCAGAATGTCTTGCGTACTGCATTGGCTCCTGGCCTGTTGAATACGCTCAAGAACAACCTTGCTCAGGGCAACAACCATGTTCGTATCTTCGAAGTTGCTAAGCGTTTCGTAGCTGATTCAGAGTCCGAGACTGAGACTCGTGAATTCGGTCGCCTCGGCCTGCTCATGCACGGCCCGCGTCACGCCACTGAGTGGCCGTGGGAAGCTGGTGATGTCGATTATCTCGACGTGAAAGGCCATGTTGAACATCTGGTAGTGAACCACCTTAAGCTTGATGAGCCTACTTTTGCTCTGGCTGAGGAACACGCCTACCTTGAGCCCTGCGTTGAAGTCTCTCTTGGAGAGAAGCAGATCGGCCTTATCGGTAAAGTCAAGACAGATATTGCTGATTTCTACCACGCCAAGAAGGATGTCTGGATGGCTGAACTGCAGCTGGATGTGTTGCGTGAGATCGTTGACGCTCATAAGATCGTATTTGAGCCGCTGCCTGTCTTCCCGCCCAGCCGTCGTGATGTCACCGTTATCGGCCCCTCAACTCTGCCTGCACAGGCAATTCGTGAGGCCATTGCGAACGCGGGCGTAAAGATTCTTGAGTCTGTAGAACTTGTTGCCGAGTTCGTACCCGAAGGACAGGAAGAGGAGCGAAACCTTTCCTTCCGCCTGACTTACCGCGATCCCAAGAAGACGCTGAAGGACAAGCAGGTCGACAAGGAGCACAAGAAAGTGCTTGCCGCTCTGGAAAAGAATCTGCCGATTCGCTTCTAG
- a CDS encoding AsmA family protein — translation MKRAVKLSIIGLGVAFCVVILAVVVFFSTFDLNNYKDRIAQAVHDETGRTLTFEGDLSLGFFPRLGVSLGGVSLSNANGFKDEFMVRADSARVSVRILPLIFGKIRFGTLELDGLSLNLSRRKDGVANWDDLVGRAPKDEPEKEGRNEQFSLDIEGVTVRSASLAWDDDVADVLFVLRDINLETGRIYKGAPFPMKAELAFECSDPGVQGKLQVTGKSSLDLENREYGHMDMKLSLDAKGDAVPGGVVSGTAAFTFLVMNFNEEHAQLTGFTASAYGMNAHVDGSLEGITDGIRKVVATVSIDPFDARKSLTQLGLDVPDTAEASALTSVKGMADVVYVPGDLELKTFSTIVDGAQASGSMRVKWGAEKGYAFARLDAGTIDLDRYLPPDHADNTTAAKEEAAQGSGERIFNTRLLRRLNLDLEGKVAKLRAEGMWFENVHAKAKAENGMININPLAADLYGGTLSSGITINATGQYPDANLIAGLHKVNIGDLSRDVTGESSYEGILEFNAAVSANGERLPILLRSMNGKLSLQLTDGVFPGVDLAEMAKKTHESKGKKEGTVEAVATDSTKFGTIEGTAVIKSGILRNKDLEVKAPGLRANGEGIVKLPTRELDYLLKVKLVASKEGQGGKSSDDLFGVMVPIRVSGTLEHPRYWVSLTEYVKALGGAVIGTAGSIIGGVTGVIKGVGKAVTGGGGPEKEKQEAEPHKKFLGIF, via the coding sequence ATGAAACGAGCGGTGAAACTGAGTATAATTGGACTTGGTGTTGCGTTTTGTGTGGTCATCCTGGCTGTCGTCGTTTTTTTCTCCACATTCGATCTTAATAATTACAAAGATCGTATCGCGCAGGCGGTACATGATGAAACCGGACGGACGTTGACCTTTGAAGGCGATCTGAGCTTGGGATTCTTTCCTCGGCTAGGAGTGTCGTTGGGCGGGGTGAGCCTAAGCAATGCCAACGGGTTCAAGGATGAGTTCATGGTGCGAGCCGATTCGGCTCGTGTCTCCGTACGTATATTACCACTGATATTTGGCAAGATTCGTTTTGGTACGTTGGAGTTGGACGGGTTGAGCCTCAACTTGAGTCGCCGTAAAGACGGTGTCGCAAATTGGGATGACCTTGTTGGACGTGCTCCCAAAGATGAGCCAGAGAAGGAAGGGCGTAATGAGCAGTTCTCTCTTGATATCGAGGGAGTGACTGTTCGATCTGCCAGCCTTGCTTGGGATGATGATGTTGCTGACGTCCTGTTCGTGTTGCGTGACATAAATCTGGAAACCGGGAGAATCTACAAGGGTGCGCCATTCCCCATGAAGGCAGAGTTGGCTTTCGAATGCAGCGATCCTGGCGTGCAGGGCAAATTGCAGGTTACAGGGAAGTCCTCTCTCGATTTGGAGAACCGGGAATACGGCCATATGGATATGAAACTCTCTCTTGATGCAAAGGGAGATGCAGTGCCGGGTGGTGTTGTTTCAGGAACGGCAGCGTTCACGTTTCTGGTTATGAATTTCAACGAAGAGCATGCCCAGTTAACGGGTTTTACTGCTTCTGCATACGGCATGAACGCCCATGTTGACGGTTCCCTTGAAGGCATTACAGATGGTATTCGCAAGGTTGTCGCCACTGTAAGTATTGATCCTTTTGATGCGCGAAAGTCATTAACCCAATTGGGGTTGGATGTGCCTGATACCGCAGAGGCGAGTGCTTTGACTTCCGTAAAGGGAATGGCCGATGTCGTGTATGTTCCTGGCGATCTGGAGTTGAAGACCTTTTCGACGATAGTGGATGGAGCTCAAGCATCGGGAAGTATGCGTGTGAAATGGGGGGCGGAAAAAGGGTATGCGTTTGCCCGTTTGGATGCCGGGACAATCGATCTGGATCGCTATCTCCCTCCCGATCATGCTGACAATACTACCGCAGCCAAGGAAGAGGCCGCACAAGGTAGCGGAGAACGTATTTTTAATACTCGTCTTTTGAGACGGCTGAATCTGGACCTTGAGGGTAAGGTCGCAAAGCTCCGTGCAGAAGGCATGTGGTTTGAAAACGTACACGCCAAGGCTAAGGCGGAGAATGGAATGATTAACATCAATCCATTGGCAGCTGATCTCTATGGCGGCACTTTGTCTTCCGGCATTACCATCAATGCCACAGGGCAGTATCCGGACGCCAATTTAATTGCAGGACTGCACAAAGTGAACATAGGTGATCTCTCCCGTGATGTGACTGGAGAATCCTCCTATGAAGGGATACTAGAATTTAATGCTGCCGTTTCCGCCAATGGTGAGCGGCTGCCCATATTGCTTCGTTCCATGAATGGAAAACTGAGCTTGCAGTTGACGGATGGCGTTTTCCCCGGTGTTGACCTTGCGGAAATGGCCAAGAAAACCCACGAAAGCAAAGGGAAGAAAGAGGGCACGGTTGAGGCGGTAGCGACTGATTCAACAAAGTTTGGAACCATCGAAGGCACTGCCGTCATCAAGTCTGGTATTTTGCGGAACAAGGACCTTGAAGTCAAAGCTCCGGGACTGCGAGCTAATGGTGAGGGAATAGTAAAGTTACCTACCCGTGAACTCGATTACCTCTTAAAAGTGAAGCTTGTGGCATCAAAAGAAGGTCAGGGAGGCAAATCGTCAGACGATCTCTTTGGCGTCATGGTTCCCATTCGCGTGAGCGGCACCTTGGAACACCCTCGCTATTGGGTGAGTCTTACTGAATACGTCAAAGCGTTGGGTGGTGCGGTTATAGGCACGGCTGGAAGTATCATCGGTGGCGTGACAGGAGTCATCAAAGGTGTGGGCAAGGCTGTGACCGGCGGCGGTGGACCGGAGAAAGAGAAACAAGAGGCTGAGCCCCACAAGAAGTTTCTTGGAATCTTCTAA
- the pheS gene encoding phenylalanine--tRNA ligase subunit alpha, whose translation MEGLDGLALDCESRKGQACSLKELDELRIEFLGRKGKLAQAMGQLGKLDNADKPEGGKKANEVKQRITALIDSWQADLTAAEASHALSLFDPTMPGRKPAAGSLHPVTLVMDEVCEVLTGLGFEHASGPEVENDWHNFEALNIPAEHPARDMQDTLYVSDNIVLRTHTSGMQIRSMLKQEPPVAVIAPGKVYRRDSDLTHTPMFHQIEGLLVDKNVSMADLRGTLTVFVRQIFGSKTEVRFRPSFFPFTEPSAEADISCVACGGKGTKDGKTCRICKGTGWVEILGCGMVDPNVFKSVGYDPEVYTGFAFGLGIERIAMLKYNIGDLRMFFENDVRFLEQFA comes from the coding sequence GTGGAAGGACTCGACGGCCTGGCCCTTGATTGCGAATCTCGCAAGGGCCAGGCCTGTTCGTTAAAGGAACTGGACGAACTCCGCATCGAGTTCTTGGGCCGTAAAGGCAAACTCGCTCAGGCCATGGGCCAGCTCGGCAAGCTCGATAATGCCGACAAGCCCGAGGGCGGTAAGAAGGCCAATGAAGTCAAGCAGCGCATCACCGCGCTCATCGACTCCTGGCAGGCCGATCTGACCGCAGCTGAAGCAAGTCATGCCTTGTCCCTGTTTGATCCCACCATGCCTGGCCGCAAGCCTGCTGCAGGCTCACTGCATCCTGTCACTCTCGTCATGGACGAGGTGTGTGAGGTGTTGACCGGACTCGGCTTTGAGCATGCTTCCGGTCCCGAGGTGGAGAATGACTGGCACAACTTTGAGGCCCTGAACATCCCTGCCGAGCACCCGGCCCGTGACATGCAGGACACCCTGTATGTTTCTGACAACATCGTTCTGCGCACCCATACCTCGGGTATGCAGATTCGCTCCATGCTCAAGCAGGAGCCTCCGGTGGCCGTTATCGCTCCTGGCAAGGTGTATCGACGCGATTCCGACCTGACTCACACCCCGATGTTCCATCAGATCGAGGGGCTTCTGGTCGATAAGAACGTGTCCATGGCCGACCTGCGTGGAACTCTGACTGTCTTCGTGCGTCAGATCTTCGGCTCCAAAACCGAAGTCCGTTTCCGCCCCAGCTTCTTCCCGTTCACTGAACCCAGCGCCGAAGCAGATATTTCCTGTGTGGCCTGCGGTGGTAAGGGAACCAAGGACGGCAAGACCTGCCGTATCTGTAAGGGCACTGGCTGGGTGGAAATTCTGGGCTGCGGTATGGTTGATCCCAACGTCTTCAAGTCTGTTGGTTATGACCCCGAAGTCTACACCGGTTTCGCCTTTGGTCTCGGTATCGAGCGTATCGCCATGTTGAAGTACAACATCGGTGATCTGCGCATGTTCTTTGAGAACGACGTCCGATTCCTCGAACAGTTCGCATAG
- the rpmI gene encoding 50S ribosomal protein L35, with protein sequence MPKIKTRRAAAKRFSKTASGKFKRRRKNLRHILTKKNAKRKRRLGQSATVDGTNMKAVRRQLPNG encoded by the coding sequence ATGCCCAAGATTAAAACCCGTCGCGCTGCCGCAAAGCGTTTCTCCAAGACCGCTTCCGGTAAGTTCAAGCGCCGCAGGAAGAACTTGCGTCACATCCTGACCAAGAAGAACGCCAAGCGCAAACGTCGCCTGGGCCAGTCCGCAACTGTGGATGGCACCAACATGAAGGCCGTTCGTCGTCAGCTGCCCAACGGTTAG
- a CDS encoding MerR family transcriptional regulator, which yields MEDLQEFKRYKIGQAAKEIGVKTYVLRFWEGEFDEIDPIRTDSGQRLYTEDHLEIIREIKRLLYDEGLTIDGAKKKLQSREHSDILTEVRDELLAIKRLLNS from the coding sequence ATGGAAGATTTGCAGGAGTTCAAGAGGTATAAGATCGGTCAGGCGGCCAAAGAGATTGGCGTCAAGACGTACGTGCTGCGGTTCTGGGAAGGGGAGTTCGATGAAATCGACCCTATTCGGACAGATTCGGGCCAACGATTGTATACCGAGGATCATCTGGAGATCATCCGTGAGATCAAGCGCCTTTTGTATGATGAAGGGCTAACCATAGACGGAGCCAAGAAAAAGCTGCAGAGCCGAGAACACTCGGACATTTTAACGGAAGTACGTGACGAATTGCTTGCGATTAAGCGGCTCCTGAATTCTTGA